The genomic DNA GTGTCCTGTCATTCTTGctaaaatgaataataaaaaaataaatatttttactttatgaTACTCATTGTACTTATgtaataatgaataataccaataaatttcttttccttttctggtctccatagaaataatgtaaaatcatCAGAACCAGAAACAAGTAGTTCTTCCCCTACAGATTCGTAACGCTTCTTTGCATATTCTAGGCGATCTTCATttgtttctttatcttttccaAGATGAAAAGAACCAGTTCTAAGTACATAATCCACATTCAATGCTAAAGTGTTCACCCAATGTGCATGACCTTCTAAAGTCCTACACAAGATTCCCTAAATATATTCAatcaattttaatgaaacatttaataattttacaatgttCAAAGTATTTTTACAAAACTTACATCTTTAGCTCGCCATACTTTGATAGTCCTATCTTGTGAACCAGAATAAATAAGGCCACTACCACCCCACTTAACACATGTCACACTTTTTGTGTGACCAGATAAAGTACGAATAGTTTGTGAGCGTACTGTGTCCCATATCCTCAGGTCACAATCTTTTGAACCACTAACTAAATACTGGCATTCAGGATTTTTATGATATGGTTCCCAACATAAAGAGGTGATCCACATTTTGTGTCCTAACATTGCTTTTCCTACAAATTTATAAGAGTAAAATGTAAATCATATTACTAATTTATGTTCATTAAAAGTAAACTTCTAATACTACTTGCCTATCTGTGTCCCTGTTTTTGGATtccataataaaattgtaccaTTTTTACATGCAGATGCAAGCTTAGTTCCACATGGAGACCATGATATACATAATACCCAATGTTTATGACCTTCACATGTATATTGTGGAGTTTGCGTATATATATCCCAAAATCTTACTGTTGTATCTCCAGAACCACTAGCTAAATATGTTCCAGCTGGTGAGAAAGCGACTGATATTACAGCCTCTTTATGACCTGAATATAATAAATGCCTttactttatataatataaagttctatcattttatataataaaatatataccttcCAATGACCCAGTACACCGTGTAACTGCTCTAACTTTAAAAATTGCTTGTGGCTGATATATAATATCaattacatcctcactaatgctAAAATTTTCTTTGATACTGTTTTCTAAACTATCTGTGATCTCAATGTTATTTACATAAAAAGCAAAAGGTATTGATTCTTCAGTTTGTAGAAGTGCATTACAAATTTCTTGTAATTTATCAACAGTAATATTTATGGGTAAATCTAATAAACCTCCCGGTAATATGTCACCCTTATCTGATTTCAAACGTGATAAAATccgtttaacattttttatttctgctgaaaaattttcattgtGTTGCTTGGTCttatcttcttcttcaagTTTTCTTTTACTCATGTTGAATAAATTATGAGATATCTTTCAGGACAAGCAAtctaaaaatttgtataaaacaCATGCTTATgtcttttttaaaaatatttattgcaaatgataaattaaataacttaCATAAATTGTcacatttaattttcattacataaatcaaaaatattttaatcaccTTATATACTAGTAAGAAATATGTTTCAAGACAACAAGaatatcaaaaatttctttcaaaataattaattatttatgtgtaaaaataattattcacgTGGTTAAAATAACTCAAACTAAACCTATAAACTGTGATTTAATACATATAACTACTATAACCTATTCATGTTTGTAAGAGTTgattaatcaaatttttaaaaatgttgatTCAATTCCTGGATTTGGTGAAAAAGTAATTAATTCTATAAGATATCATTGAACTCTTTTCTCAAATATGTTtttcgaaatataatattgaattGCTGACCACGTTTAGGGAACAAATCTGACCACTGCTCAATTATGGGAGAATTATCACCAGAAATTCTGTTACGAAAGAACTTATACAAAAAATAGGTGAGAATAGTAAGGGCC from Bombus huntii isolate Logan2020A chromosome 5, iyBomHunt1.1, whole genome shotgun sequence includes the following:
- the LOC126865699 gene encoding notchless protein homolog 1 isoform X1, which produces MSKRKLEEEDKTKQHNENFSAEIKNVKRILSRLKSDKGDILPGGLLDLPINITVDKLQEICNALLQTEESIPFAFYVNNIEITDSLENSIKENFSISEDVIDIIYQPQAIFKVRAVTRCTGSLEGHKEAVISVAFSPAGTYLASGSGDTTVRFWDIYTQTPQYTCEGHKHWVLCISWSPCGTKLASACKNGTILLWNPKTGTQIGKAMLGHKMWITSLCWEPYHKNPECQYLVSGSKDCDLRIWDTVRSQTIRTLSGHTKSVTCVKWGGSGLIYSGSQDRTIKVWRAKDGILCRTLEGHAHWVNTLALNVDYVLRTGSFHLGKDKETNEDRLEYAKKRYESVGEELLVSGSDDFTLFLWRPEKEKKFIARMTGHQQLINDVKFSPDGRIIASASFDKSIKLWESNTGKYITSLRGHVQAVYSISWSADSRLLVSSSADSTLKLWSLKTKKLCQDLPGHADEIYAVDWSPDGLRVASGGKDKVLRLWQN
- the LOC126865699 gene encoding notchless protein homolog 1 isoform X2; its protein translation is MSKRKLEEEDKTKQHNENFSAEIKNVKRILSRLKSDKGDILPGGLLDLPINITVDKLQEICNALLQTEESIPFAFYVNNIEITDSLENSIKENFSISEDVIDIIYQPQAIFKVRAVTRCTGSLEGHKEAVISVAFSPAGTYLASGSGDTTVRFWDIYTQTPQYTCEGHKHWVLCISWSPCGTKLASACKNGTILLWNPKTGTQIGKAMLGHKMWITSLCWEPYHKNPECQYLVSGSKDCDLRIWDTVRSQTIRTLSGHTKSVTCVKWGGSGLIYSGSQDRTIKVWRAKDGILCRTLEGHAHWVNTLALNVDYVLRTGSFHLGKDKETNEDRLEYAKKRYESVGEELLVSGSDDFTLFLWRPEKEKKFIDGRIIASASFDKSIKLWESNTGKYITSLRGHVQAVYSISWSADSRLLVSSSADSTLKLWSLKTKKLCQDLPGHADEIYAVDWSPDGLRVASGGKDKVLRLWQN